The Desulfovibrio sp. genome segment GGTGGGGCGGAAATGCGGGCCTGGTAGGTCACGGGTTGAAGCATCGGGGACTCAACGGCTGCTATTGGTGTTCATTTTGATACGCCATGCGCAGCTTTGCGCAATTCGCGAGGAGACTGTAAAGCCATGGCCGCATCCCAGACCGGACCGATAGCTGCGACGGCACAGAGGTGCCTGCGACATTCACCTGGATCGAAATGCGGTTATGAGCGACTCAACAGCCCAGAAAACTGCGAAAAACACCCACATTGAAGGGCCTGACGGGGCGGGTGAGGGTAGGGGAATAACTAGCACAAAACGTAAGAAAAGGGACCTGCCGGCCGAAAATCGAAACTGATAAACCAAGTAGCAAAGTGTCTTACGAGGGCAGGTTAATCCTCGGTCTGTGTCGAGTGGGGGTTTTAGATGACGGTGAAGCCGCTCCAGAAAGTTGCAGCACTCGTTCTGGTAGGGATCACCTGCCTATCGGCAAGTGCACCCGCGCTTGCGCAGAGCCAATCGACGGGCGTCGTCGTTTCCGGAGACATTAACGTCTACACCGGACAGCCGAATATCACCTCGAACGCTTCGACCCGCGAAGCGTATGTGGCTCAGTCGCAAGTGAATGCGGGTGTGACTGGTTGCACTCCAGTGACTTCGAACACCTCAGCTGCTGGTCAGGGTGTATCCACGGGTGGGAAGACGCCGACCTGCGTTTGGTCTTGGACCAGCCTGCCCGACATCGTCGATTCCAATACTGGCCTTCAAGTCAAGGGCCGGTGGTCGAACAAAGGGACCCGAGCCGTTGCTGCACAGGTCTCGGTGGTCGATACCAACGGCACCGTCTATCCTCTTTCCACGAACTCTACATCGGTTACCGTCACCGACGACGTTACAGCGCCCACGGTCACGTTCCTCAACAACGGCAAGGCTTTTACCAGCGGCACTTTGACCACGCTTGCTGGCGTGACGTTCAGCCTGTCGGATCCGGCCGACCCCTCCCCGCAGGTGACAGGTGTCTCTGTCAAGACAGCCTCGGGCGCGGTCAACATCCCAACGACTTCGACCGGGAACAATACCTATTCGCTCACTTGGCCGACCCTCTCGCCGGGCTATTACCAACTCGCCGTAGCAACCACGGATGTGCTCGGGAATACGGGCACCACCACCATCGGCTTCACCTATTCGCCGCCATATGTGGGTTGGGCACAGGGCAACACCGTAGTGATCCCGGCGGTCACCACCGCGTTGCGCACTGCTTCGGGGGCCTGGCCGGCAACTTCGGCCACGATGGTGGTCAACGGGACATCGGTCTCCGGGTCGATGGCATGGACGGCCTCGTCAGCCTCGTCCTCAACCACGACCGTCATGGTAAACGGGGTTGCCATCGCGCCAGGAGCGTCCGGCGTCGCGATCGGCAATATTACGGTTTCCAGCAGTGCTCTCTCCGTGCCAATAGCGGCTGGTACAGCGGGGCAGGGAGGCACCGCCTATTTGACCATCAGTACGACGACACCTAATGTGCCGGAAGTGATCGGATCGGTCCAAGTATACGCGGCGAAGCCGACCGTCACCGCTACTGGGACTACCGTCGAAGCCTACATTGGGCAGACCGTCGCCAACATGGGCAGCGGTGGCAGCTGCAAAGCCGTGGCGACTGCATCGGCAGCCCAGGGGCTGGCAGTATCGCCGAACGGCGGCGCGCCCACCTGCTATTTCCAATGGACTGGCCTGCCCGATATCGTCGACGCCAACACTGGCACCCAGGTTAAGGGGCGGTGGAAGAATGCGGGCACTAGCTCGCTCGGATATACGGTGTCAGCGGTCGACTCCGACGGCACGCTTTATCCCATCGGAACAGGCGCCACAGCGATATCGGTGACCCCGGACAATACTCCGCCGACTATAAGTTATCAGTACAAAGGCAAGAACTTTACTGGCGGCAACGTTGCCTATCTTTCGCAGTTGGGGGTCACGCTCACTGATCCGGCGGATCCGTCTCCGACGATCTCGTCTGCGAGTATGGTCGCGCAAAGCTCTGGATCCACGGTTACATTGCCGGTGGTTGCCGGGTCGGCAGGCTCATTCACGTTCACTTGGCCCAGCAGCTTGGCACAGGGCACGTACACCCTTCAATTGACGACGGCCGACAGCATCGGGAACATCGGAACGTCGAGTATGCGTTTCTACTATGCACCGCCGATCGTCGGCTGGGCACAGAAAGGAGCCATCTCGATCCCGGCGGTCACGACCGCCATGCACACATCGTCGGGAAATTGGCCTGCCACATCAGCAGCGATGCAAATGGTCGATGCGGCGAGCCCGACCCCGGTCAAGGGTAGCATCCCGTGGACAGTGTCGTCGTCGTCATCATCGACTGCGACGGTTGTCGTCAATGGCGTGTCGATCGCCCCTGGCGCATCACAGCAGTCCATCGGAAATGTCACCGTCACCAATGGTGTGCTGGCGATGCCAGTGGCGGCAGCAACTGCCGGCCAGGGAGGTGTCGCGCACCTAACCATTTCGACCACGACGCCAAACGTTCCTTCAGTTGTCGGCGACGTCAATGTGTACGCCGGCACCCTCCAGGTTTCGCTGGCAAAGAACCCGATCCAGGCGATGTTTGACACCTTGAGTGCGAACGCATCGGTTGCCTCGGGCAGCGGCTGCACCCTGACGTCGAATCTGACGGCAGCCACGGGGGGCGGCGTCGGATCAAACCCTGTTTGCTACGTCCAGTGGGACACCTCGGGGATCCCGATCACCCTTACGAAAGGAAATGCTTCGCTGAATGGCTGGGTAAAAAATCCCGGGGCTTATCCGTTGAACTATTCACTGGCGGTGGTGGATACCGACGGCACGGTTTATCCGATGTCCTCGGGGTCAACGACAGTGACGGTGTCGGCGGCGAACACCTCATTCAATCTTGGCCTGACGGGCGATTTGACCAGCTTCTATTACTCGGTCATGCCCAACACGGTGACGATGGGAAACCTCGGCAATGGCTTCAATTGCAAGCTCACCGGCAGCCAGACCTATGCTCAGCAATACGCCGGCAATTCCACTACACCGATCTGCTATGGCGAGTACACCAGCTTGCCGAGCGGGTTCAAAGCCGTGACCGCCTCCGGCTCGAGTGCGCCTCAAGCCTCCGGTACGTTCACCAGCGCGCCGGCGACTTTTGGCATGCAGGCGACCTGGTATGCGAAGGATGGCTCGGCCATTGTTGTCGCAACCAATTCGGTGACGATCCAGGCCAACGATCCGCCGGCGCCGACCATCTCCTTCGCTCCGAACAACCCGGCAACTGTCGGCACCAACGGCGGAAACATTGGCACCCTGTCTGTGACGTCGCCCTTGGTCGCGCCGCTCCAGATCACAGCTGTCGATGAAACAAACGCAACCGCGTTTTCGGGAACGGCGTCTGCGAATGGTGCAGCCAAGGTCAATTACAAGAATGGTATTACGGTCACGGGCGGTCTCGCCGCCGGTGCGCAAAAAACCTACACATTCACCGTCGGCTATGCCGCTCTGCCGGCAGAAGCGGTACAGACCACCACCGCGGTGACGGTGGTACCGCCGTCGACCGTAAAGCCGATGCTGACCTCGACGGCAACCTCGGCGACCACTACCTCGCCAATCCCAGTTTCGGTGGCGATCACCGATAGCACCACCAGCAACTTTGACCCCACGACCATGGGAACTTGGCAGGTGGAGATCGCCTCTGTCGGGTCAGGCAATGTTTATACGCCCCTGACGAGTTTCACCCCTGTTGGCAGTGACGGAACGGCCAAGTTCAGCGTCTCCGCAGCCTCGATCACCTCGTCCAATCTTCAGCTTGTGGCGATCGCTCAGGAACTGAACACATCCGCCCAAGTTCAGCGCGTTTCCCAAATCTTGAGGCTGCCTCTATCCTTCGGCGGCGCCTTGCCTGTGACAGTGACGGCTTCCCCCACTGCCGGCCCGACGCCGTTGACCACCACCCTCACAGCCACCACGCAGGGCACCACGCAGCAGCAGACTGCGATGGGCGCAGCAAACTGGACGATCAGTACAGATGGCGGCAGCACATGGCAGCCACTTGGTGTGCCGGCGAGCAACAAAATTGACACGGTTGTCCCGAATGGAGGTGCCCAGTACCAGGCGACGATGGTCAACGTGAACTCGCAACTCTCTTCAACGAGTACGCCGGTCGCGGTGACGCCGTTCAACATGGTTCAAGCGACGATCTCCGGTTCGACCAGCGTTGCTGGTGGTCAGCCCGCCGTGTTCACCATCACGGCTACAGAAAACGGCACGGCGCTTGATCCGACGCAGTACGTCGTGCAGTGGTCGACCAATCAGGGAAAGACTTATGTCCCGGGCAGCTCGACGTTCACTTTTGACACCACATCGGTGACGAACTCGGGCGACCAATACGTTTGGGCGCAGGTGAGGGATGCTTCAGCTCCCAATATTGCGTCGGCATGGACAACGGTGAAAGCGACCCTCAACGTGAACTATGAGGCTGCACCGCTGGTGACCGCCTTCATCCCAAAGTCCATCCAGGCTGGGGTGCCGATCACTTTGACAGCTACGGTCGCGAACGTTGGTGGCGGCGCTGCCACCAAGTCCGGCGCATGGACCTTGCCGGATGGAACTACCGCGACCGGGTTAAGCACGACCTGGACACCGCCAGTCAGCCTGGTTTCTGGCTCTTCGGCGAGCCCAATCGTGTTTGTCGGCACGGTTACGTCTAAATCGGGCGCGACAGCATCGTCCACTGTCACGGTGAACTCGACTTTCTATCAGCCTACTTTGAAGCCAATCACCCTGACAGCTCTGGCAGCCAACACTTATGCCCCGACGACGGTGAACCTGAGCGTCCTATCCGAAAGCGGCGCAATCCCGACTGGGGCCAATATCGCCTGGTCAATACCGAACGATGCTACCCAGCTTGCATCTGGAGCTACGACGCTATCGGTCAGCGAGCCGGATTCGGGTGCAATCACTTACGGCGTCACGATTACCGACCAATACGGAAACCAGCAGACCGCTAGCAAGACAATCAATGTGCCGGCACCGCCTCCGTGGACTCTCAGCATGAACGTTTCCACCAGCAATATCTGGAATCGGGCTCCGCTGACCGCGAAGATCTCGCCGATGGTAGGTGGTGGCAACCCGACCGACAAAATTGCGTCGCTGACCTACTCGGTTGATGGCGTAGCACAGATGGTCAACCAGTCTGCTGCGACTCTTGGCACCGTCAATTTGACGGTCGGTAAGCACTTGGTGGCAGTTGATTTATTGTCGGCTAATGGCCTTACCGCACATGCAGAAAAGAACATAACGGCGGTCGCTCCAATCATGCCGACCTGCACAATTCAGGGAGGAACGCAGACCTCGGGTTGGTTCGCCTCGATAACTTGCGTCAGCAAGAACACCAACATCGTTTCTTACCAGTGGACGGTGAACGGGGTGGCCATGCAGTCAACAACGGCGCGGACCATGTCGGCGCTGATATCGAGCTACTCCAGCAAGCCGACGTTCACTGTGACCGCCACGGACGATGCCGGTCAGACGACCGCGCCAGTCTCATGGTGAGCAGGGTGCCAGAGGGACAGACAGGAAATATCAAACAAAACCGCGCGGAATAGGCCGTACCGCGTCTGGACCGAGTTTAATAAAATTCAACCAGTGTTTTCAGGGAAAAACGCTTTCAAATGGAGAAGTCGGTAATGAACATCCAGCAAACCACCAAGTTCCTCCGCCAGGCCATTGCCTATGCCATCCCCGTAGCAGCGGTGGCGGTTGTTCTCGTCCCCGATCTCGCGCATGCCGCAGGTACCAGTTCGGGCTCCGATCCCTTCCAGTCCATGCTCACCACCACCACCAGCTGGGTGCAGGGCTCGATGGGTCAGCTCGTGTCACTGTCGGCGATCGCCTACGGTCTCGGGGCGGGCCTGTTCAAGAATTCGGTGGGCGGCGCAGTCACCGGTGTGGGCGGCGGCATGGTTCTGAATGCTTCCCCGACGATTGTCTCGAACACATTCGGCGCCGCGATCCCCATGGCGGCGGCGGTTTCGCATCATCTGCCGTCCGCAGTGCAGGCGGTGATCGGTTAAGGCAGGTTCTCCGGACCGATTTCTCAATCCGGAAGGCTCTGTCCTTTTCCCTCGTGTAACACGGATCCGGTAGGATGGCTTATCAGATCCGTGACGGGGCCTCGCCAGAGCCGGAAGCGGCTCACTTTGGCCAGATGGGGATAGAACTGGTGGCCAACCTTCGGACACGGTAGAGGTCATCGTTGACGCCAAGGTTGTTGCGGCCGTGTAAGCGCCAACGCACCCGCCCCAATGGTTCTGACTGCGGGAGGCGTCCCACCAGTCGCCTTCCATCTCTCGGTCAATGCATCAAGGCCACCGACACCAATTGCGGCCTATCCTCTCTGCAGAACCGAAAAAGTCTTCCAATAAAGCGCTTCCCACCAAGCCTATGCGCCGCCTTCTGCCAGGTGCTGGGTGGCTGCATTAGTGACAAAAACGCAGAGAATAGCCGGTATCTAGGCCGCCTCATCTTGTTTAGAAAGAATCATGCCTCCTCTGCGGTGGAAGAACCTTCCAGCTGAAAGAGAATTATGATTCTGCGCAGTTCAATAATGGTGGCTTCGGGCGCCGGAGCGTCCATCCTTTCCGCCAACTTCAGTCTGCAGTGGTCGCAGACTGACAGGCCTTTGGCAACCGACGAGCCCATGTTGAACTGAGGAGCGACGCATCATGGATCGCCTGCGTTTCGCAGTTATTGGAGCCATTACCGGCTGTCTTTTTGCCCTTGGCAGCGCGGCCGGCGCCGCTGACATGGTGCTTCCTGGGGGCTTCCTTGGCTCCCAAGAGATTATCTCCGGCGGCCTGGTAGCAATTCAGCCCGATAATGGTGGCCCGCTGGTCATTCGCTCCAAGGATGGCCACTTCGACTTGCGCGGAACCCTCTATGATGCCTGGGCCGGGGGCAAGGCGCTGGGCACCCTTCAGGATGTTCGCTGGTCCGTCGAACATCTCAGCATCGATATGATCCATAGCCAAGTCGGCGATACGGACCCGATCATCTTCGGCACCGGACCGGAAGTAACCATCTTCACCGACCCAAAATGTGAACCGTGCAAGAGGCTACTCAGCGAGGCGCAAGCTCTGAGCAAGCGCTACACCTTTAAGGTCTACGTCATTCCGGTGCTGGGCAAGGCGTCCGAGACGGATGTCCGCACCATCGCCTGTGCCGCGGACCGACGTAAGGCGGAAGCTCAGTTCATCAGCGGGCAGCCCCTCAACCAGGTTCCGCAGATCGCAGATTGTGGCCCGTTCCAATTGCAAAAATCACTGGCCCGATTTGCTCGGGCAAACAAGGTTCTTGGCGTCACCGAAGTCCCAGTCGTGGTCGCGTCGGACGGCCGCCGGTTCGAAGGCGCCCCGACAAGTCTGGCGGCTTTTCTTTCCGGAGAGGAAAAAGCCCCCCGGCCAGCTCAATCGCCCACGGTCGAGACCATTCGAGTGCACGGTTTGATGGCGTTTCAGCCCGACAATGGCGGTCCGTTGATCATCATGTCCAAAGACTCCCGTTATGTGCTGAAGGGAGTGCTCGTCGACAGCTGGGCTGGGGGCAAGGTATTGGCCACGCTTCAGGATGTGCGGGACGCTGGCCAACACCTCAATCTGCAAAAACTCCAAGGTGTCATCAGCGACGTCGATCCGATCACTTTCGGCTCAGGCCCGCAAGTGATCATTTATACGGACCCGCGATGTGAGAACTGCCGGGCAGTTCTCAATCAAGCACTCGCTTTGAGCAAGCAATACACCTTCAAAGTGCTTTTGGTCGCGGCACCGGTCAGCAAAGCCTCTGAAATCGACCTAGAAAGCATCGCCTGCGCTGCGGACCGGCAGCGAGCGGAAGCGCTCTTCATCAACGCGCAGCCGTTGACCCAGATCCAGCGTAAGCCAAATTGCGGCAAAGCGGAACTTGTAGGCGTTGCCCGACGCTTGCTGACCGCCAAGTTGTTGGCGGTGACTCAGGTACCCGTCGTGATCGCTCCCGATGACCGTCGGTTCGACGGTGTCCCGCCCGACCTGGCAACCTTTCTAGCCGCCAAATAGGCAAGCAAACGAGGAGTTTCCCATGCAAATTCGTATTTTAGCTCTCGGCCTGCTGTTGGCGGCGATGCTCTCCAACTCAAACGAAGCCATCAACTTGCTGAAGGCTCATTATGCCAGCAACTCCAGTTATACCTTTGGCTTGGCGCTGGATACCATATCGCCCTCAGTGGCAACTGTTGGCGGTGCGGCATTATTTTCGGCTGTCGTGCCGTTTCTTTACCTTCTGGGAGGCAGCTTGCTGATTGTCGCGGTGCTGTCGGCGGCAATGGTGGGCACAGCGTATCTCGCTTGGTGTGCCGCGCCCTACGGTTCCCAGTTGTTCCGGTGGGTTTTGTGATCCAAGCAAGGCTCAATCCGGCCAGAGCAGAATAGCGCAGCAGAGATTTGTGGAGCGTCACCAATGAGCATGATGGGCGAAAACCTGAATAAGTCTCGGGCTTGGGAACGACTTTGCCTCGTCGCCGAAGAAGACAAAATTTTTGTCAATTCCGACGGGACCATCGGCTTTGCCTTTCTTTGTCACCCGCTCTACGGAATCAGCGAGGCCACCGAAAAGCAGTTGATGACGACGATCCGCCAGGAGTGGCCGGATGACGCCGTCGTCCAAATCATGCTGTACGGCACTCCGGCGATCAACTCGAACGTCAACACGATCCGTCGCATTACCGTGCGCAACGAGGATCCGGTCCTCAAGGAACTCATCGAAAAGCGCATCTCGCTTTTTCAGGAGGCCACGAACGCTCCCCTGGACCCGCGGTTGCCTGTCTATGTTCGTACGGTCAACCTCTGCATCAGCGCGAAATGGAAGATCAACGGTTCGGTGCCATCCGAAGAGGAACTGGAAGAAGCGCAAACGCTGCGGTCACGCCTCAAGCAGGCGTTGGTGACCACGAAGATTTATCCGGTGCAGGATTACCCCGACGGTCTGGACCAAGAAGGCCTGACGACGGTCTACAACACGATCGTCAATCACGGCCGAAACGCGGCCTGGCGAACCGGGTTGCCGATCGACATAGATGAGGAAACGCCGATCCGCGAGAAGATCTTCGACTACGACACCCCGGTCAAGATCGACGATGCGAAGATCATGCTCGGTGACACGGAAGTGCGAGTCCTGAGCCCGAAATACCTGCCGAAGCGGGCGCATTTTGGCGCGGCCTGGGCTTTCATTGGCGACCGCATCGACGGTGCACGGGGTCTTCGCGTTCCGTTCATCATCACCGCTACAATGTTCTTCGAAAAGCGGCAAACGATTAGGTCGCAAGTTGAGCGGAAGGCGGTCCTGGCCACCAATGCCGCATTTGGCCCTTTGGCAAGGATCATTCCGACGCTGGGTGAGCGAAAACAGGATTTCGACTCAGTCCTGCAGAACGTCAACGACGGCGACCGCATCGTGAAATTCGGCATATCGGTGGCCCTGTTCTGCACGGACAGCAAGGTCGCCGATATGGCGGAAGCCGAGATCGAAACCTTCTGGGGCGAAAACGGCATGCACATGCTGCCGGACCAGAAGTTCATTTGCCCGATCTTCTTTGGCATGCTGCCGCTCAATGCCGACGCCCAGATCTTTGACGTCGTCCGCCGTGTCAAGACGATGACCGTGAAGCAGATGCTGCCGGTCGTTCCGGTCTTCGCTGAATGGGCCGGCACGCAAACGCCCTCGATGTCCTACATCTCCCGCAACGGGCAGATGATGGGCTTCTGCCTATTCGACAGCGATACGAACTACAATTTTGTCGTGATTGCCGAGTCTGGAGCCGGCAAGTCCTTCTTCGTCAACAACATGATTGTTTCCTACCTAGCGCAACAAGCGGTTGTCTGGGTGCTGGACGTCGGCCGGAGTTATGTGAAGCTCTGCGAGACGCTGGGGGGCGATTTTATCGAATTCGGCAACGACAACATACCGGGGATGAATCCATTCCCGTTGGTCGAAGAATGGGACGAAGAAGAGGATATGCTTGTTGGCCTGTTCCTGATCATGGCCTTCCAAAAAGACGAGCCGACCGACGTCCAACTGCAAGGTCTCAAGCAACACCTGAAAGACACGTTCACCGAATTCGGCAAGGAGACGAACGTCGACCTTGTGGCGGCGAACCTGGCGAAGGACAGCGATCCTGAAGTTGCGCGGATGTCGCGGCAGCTTCACTCCTTCACCTCCCGAGGGGCATACGGCGCCTATTTCAACGGACCCAACACCGTCAGATTCACCAATCGCTTCACGGTGTTGGAACTGGAAGAGTTGAAGACCAGGAAGCATTTGCAGCGGGTCGTTCTGGCCCAGATGATCTATCAGATCCAGCAAACCATGTACCTTGGCGATCGCGGCCTGATGAAACTGGCGCTGATCGACGAGGCGTGGGACTTGCTGGGCAAAAGCAGCGGCCCGGAGGCGGCATACTTCATTGAGACCGCATTCCGTCGTGCAAGAAAATATCGTGGTGCGATCGGTGTCATTACCCAACAGGCCAACGACCTGACACAAGACTCGGTCGGACAAGCCGTGCTCGCTAACGCGGCTACCAAGTTCCTACTGAAGCAAGGCGGCCAGTCGATTGCCACATTGCGCGAGAACGACAAGCTCGGGTTCGGCAGCGAAAGTGCCTACGACCTCCTTCTGAACGTCCACACCGTGAGCGGCGTCTACAGTGAGATCTTCATCGTCTCGAACCGAGGTTGCGGCGTCGCCCGTCTGGTGGTGAGCGAATACGAGAAGCTTCTATACAGCACGCGACCATCCGACCTGATCGCGGTGCAGGAGAAGACCAAACAGGGGCTGACCTACAACGAAGCCATCGTGGCCATCCTCGAGGAACGGAACAGCGGCAGCGAGGATGCCATGGTTTCGACCCTCGAACTGAAGTCCCTATTGAAGCATGGCGTTACCGTTGACCAGGCAATCCGTACTCTGACCCGAAAGGCGCGTGCAGCATGACCGATGAACTGAAGGCCGAGACCATCCTCCCGCCGCGGGTGGAGCCGGAGGCCGAGAAGAAGGTCCTTGGGTGGATGGACGTAGCCATGGTGGCGTTGGTCTGCGCGGCCTTTTCGGGTGTCGTGACCTATCGTCTGGCGCTCAATTCGGTCGAAGCAAGCGTTCAAGCAGAAGTGCAGGGGCTGAAAGTGGAGTTGGCCCAAACATTGGCGCAGGCGCCGAGGGTGGCAGTGTTTGACACCATCAAGCAGACCAACGCG includes the following:
- a CDS encoding Ig-like domain-containing protein, with the translated sequence MTVKPLQKVAALVLVGITCLSASAPALAQSQSTGVVVSGDINVYTGQPNITSNASTREAYVAQSQVNAGVTGCTPVTSNTSAAGQGVSTGGKTPTCVWSWTSLPDIVDSNTGLQVKGRWSNKGTRAVAAQVSVVDTNGTVYPLSTNSTSVTVTDDVTAPTVTFLNNGKAFTSGTLTTLAGVTFSLSDPADPSPQVTGVSVKTASGAVNIPTTSTGNNTYSLTWPTLSPGYYQLAVATTDVLGNTGTTTIGFTYSPPYVGWAQGNTVVIPAVTTALRTASGAWPATSATMVVNGTSVSGSMAWTASSASSSTTTVMVNGVAIAPGASGVAIGNITVSSSALSVPIAAGTAGQGGTAYLTISTTTPNVPEVIGSVQVYAAKPTVTATGTTVEAYIGQTVANMGSGGSCKAVATASAAQGLAVSPNGGAPTCYFQWTGLPDIVDANTGTQVKGRWKNAGTSSLGYTVSAVDSDGTLYPIGTGATAISVTPDNTPPTISYQYKGKNFTGGNVAYLSQLGVTLTDPADPSPTISSASMVAQSSGSTVTLPVVAGSAGSFTFTWPSSLAQGTYTLQLTTADSIGNIGTSSMRFYYAPPIVGWAQKGAISIPAVTTAMHTSSGNWPATSAAMQMVDAASPTPVKGSIPWTVSSSSSSTATVVVNGVSIAPGASQQSIGNVTVTNGVLAMPVAAATAGQGGVAHLTISTTTPNVPSVVGDVNVYAGTLQVSLAKNPIQAMFDTLSANASVASGSGCTLTSNLTAATGGGVGSNPVCYVQWDTSGIPITLTKGNASLNGWVKNPGAYPLNYSLAVVDTDGTVYPMSSGSTTVTVSAANTSFNLGLTGDLTSFYYSVMPNTVTMGNLGNGFNCKLTGSQTYAQQYAGNSTTPICYGEYTSLPSGFKAVTASGSSAPQASGTFTSAPATFGMQATWYAKDGSAIVVATNSVTIQANDPPAPTISFAPNNPATVGTNGGNIGTLSVTSPLVAPLQITAVDETNATAFSGTASANGAAKVNYKNGITVTGGLAAGAQKTYTFTVGYAALPAEAVQTTTAVTVVPPSTVKPMLTSTATSATTTSPIPVSVAITDSTTSNFDPTTMGTWQVEIASVGSGNVYTPLTSFTPVGSDGTAKFSVSAASITSSNLQLVAIAQELNTSAQVQRVSQILRLPLSFGGALPVTVTASPTAGPTPLTTTLTATTQGTTQQQTAMGAANWTISTDGGSTWQPLGVPASNKIDTVVPNGGAQYQATMVNVNSQLSSTSTPVAVTPFNMVQATISGSTSVAGGQPAVFTITATENGTALDPTQYVVQWSTNQGKTYVPGSSTFTFDTTSVTNSGDQYVWAQVRDASAPNIASAWTTVKATLNVNYEAAPLVTAFIPKSIQAGVPITLTATVANVGGGAATKSGAWTLPDGTTATGLSTTWTPPVSLVSGSSASPIVFVGTVTSKSGATASSTVTVNSTFYQPTLKPITLTALAANTYAPTTVNLSVLSESGAIPTGANIAWSIPNDATQLASGATTLSVSEPDSGAITYGVTITDQYGNQQTASKTINVPAPPPWTLSMNVSTSNIWNRAPLTAKISPMVGGGNPTDKIASLTYSVDGVAQMVNQSAATLGTVNLTVGKHLVAVDLLSANGLTAHAEKNITAVAPIMPTCTIQGGTQTSGWFASITCVSKNTNIVSYQWTVNGVAMQSTTARTMSALISSYSSKPTFTVTATDDAGQTTAPVSW
- the traA gene encoding TraA family conjugative transfer protein, which gives rise to MNIQQTTKFLRQAIAYAIPVAAVAVVLVPDLAHAAGTSSGSDPFQSMLTTTTSWVQGSMGQLVSLSAIAYGLGAGLFKNSVGGAVTGVGGGMVLNASPTIVSNTFGAAIPMAAAVSHHLPSAVQAVIG
- a CDS encoding thioredoxin fold domain-containing protein; this encodes MDRLRFAVIGAITGCLFALGSAAGAADMVLPGGFLGSQEIISGGLVAIQPDNGGPLVIRSKDGHFDLRGTLYDAWAGGKALGTLQDVRWSVEHLSIDMIHSQVGDTDPIIFGTGPEVTIFTDPKCEPCKRLLSEAQALSKRYTFKVYVIPVLGKASETDVRTIACAADRRKAEAQFISGQPLNQVPQIADCGPFQLQKSLARFARANKVLGVTEVPVVVASDGRRFEGAPTSLAAFLSGEEKAPRPAQSPTVETIRVHGLMAFQPDNGGPLIIMSKDSRYVLKGVLVDSWAGGKVLATLQDVRDAGQHLNLQKLQGVISDVDPITFGSGPQVIIYTDPRCENCRAVLNQALALSKQYTFKVLLVAAPVSKASEIDLESIACAADRQRAEALFINAQPLTQIQRKPNCGKAELVGVARRLLTAKLLAVTQVPVVIAPDDRRFDGVPPDLATFLAAK
- the traC gene encoding type IV secretion system protein TraC gives rise to the protein MSMMGENLNKSRAWERLCLVAEEDKIFVNSDGTIGFAFLCHPLYGISEATEKQLMTTIRQEWPDDAVVQIMLYGTPAINSNVNTIRRITVRNEDPVLKELIEKRISLFQEATNAPLDPRLPVYVRTVNLCISAKWKINGSVPSEEELEEAQTLRSRLKQALVTTKIYPVQDYPDGLDQEGLTTVYNTIVNHGRNAAWRTGLPIDIDEETPIREKIFDYDTPVKIDDAKIMLGDTEVRVLSPKYLPKRAHFGAAWAFIGDRIDGARGLRVPFIITATMFFEKRQTIRSQVERKAVLATNAAFGPLARIIPTLGERKQDFDSVLQNVNDGDRIVKFGISVALFCTDSKVADMAEAEIETFWGENGMHMLPDQKFICPIFFGMLPLNADAQIFDVVRRVKTMTVKQMLPVVPVFAEWAGTQTPSMSYISRNGQMMGFCLFDSDTNYNFVVIAESGAGKSFFVNNMIVSYLAQQAVVWVLDVGRSYVKLCETLGGDFIEFGNDNIPGMNPFPLVEEWDEEEDMLVGLFLIMAFQKDEPTDVQLQGLKQHLKDTFTEFGKETNVDLVAANLAKDSDPEVARMSRQLHSFTSRGAYGAYFNGPNTVRFTNRFTVLELEELKTRKHLQRVVLAQMIYQIQQTMYLGDRGLMKLALIDEAWDLLGKSSGPEAAYFIETAFRRARKYRGAIGVITQQANDLTQDSVGQAVLANAATKFLLKQGGQSIATLRENDKLGFGSESAYDLLLNVHTVSGVYSEIFIVSNRGCGVARLVVSEYEKLLYSTRPSDLIAVQEKTKQGLTYNEAIVAILEERNSGSEDAMVSTLELKSLLKHGVTVDQAIRTLTRKARAA